A single region of the Brachypodium distachyon strain Bd21 chromosome 3, Brachypodium_distachyon_v3.0, whole genome shotgun sequence genome encodes:
- the LOC100832041 gene encoding E3 ubiquitin-protein ligase Os04g0590900 — protein MAAMVNPPPAALVPQPTWVPYEPTRDCSQGLCSMYCPQWCYFIFPPPPPAFDIAGPSGDDDSSGPAFSPLVIAIIGVLASAFLLVSYYTIISKYCGTFSSLWTRLFGPGSGSGAGGGHGADSSAGQQDPWNLSPSDGMDETLINKITVCKYKRGDGFVVDGTDCSVCLGEFRDGESLRLLPKCSHAFHLPCIDPWLKSHSSCPLCRCNIAVGELEGRAAASPRQPREDRRDHEFVLTIGDYSPASPRQTREEPAAQPVASSNDQGSTKDERPGRSGEANGIVEIREDGARANSPVSVQVPETQREARMSIADVLQANLEDELTVAREGGLLAGSSRRCHGEHSKLPADAAANPPAPTKRLPPVGRSCFSSKSGRGKDSVPPM, from the coding sequence ATGGCGGCAATGGTCAAccctcctccagcagctcTGGTGCCGCAGCCAACGTGGGTGCCCTACGAGCCAACGAGGGATTGCTCGCAGGGCCTGTGCAGCATGTACTGCCCGCAGTGGTGCTACTTCATCttcccgcccccgccgccggccttcgACATCGCCGGGCccagcggcgacgacgactCCTCCGGCCCCGCCTTCTCGCCCCTCGTCATCGCCATCATCGGGGTGCTCGCCAgcgccttcctcctcgtcaGCTACTACACCATCATCTCCAAGTACTGCGGCACCTTCAGCTCCCTCTGGACCAGGCTCTTCGgccccggctccggctccggcgcgggcggcggccacggcgccgATTCCTCCGCTGGCCAGCAGGATCCGTGGAACTTGTCGCCGTCTGACGGGATGGACGAGACGCTGATCAACAAGATCACCGTGTGCAAGTACAAGCGCGGCGACGGGTTCgtggtggacggcacggactgCTCCGTGTGCCTCGGCGAGTTCCGGGACGGCGAGAGCCTCCGCTTGCTCCCCAAGTGCAGCCACGCCTTCCACCTGCCCTGCATCGACCCGTGGCTCAAGTCGCACTCCAGCTGCCCGCTCTGCCGCTGCAACATCGCCGTCGGCGAGCTGGAGGGCCGTGCGGCCGCTTCGCCACGGCAGCCACGTGAGGACCGGAGAGACCACGAGTTCGTCCTGACGATAGGCGATTACTCCCCGGCTTCCCCGAGGCAAACGCGCGAAGAGCCTGCTGCACAGCCCGTGGCGAGCAGCAATGATCAGGGGTCGACGAAGGATGAGCGTCCAGGGAGGTCCGGGGAGGCCAATGGCATCGTTGAGATCAGAGAAGACGGCGCCAGGGCGAATTCGCCAGTGTCGGTGCAAGTGCCAGAGACGCAGCGGGAAGCCCGCATGTCCATCGCCGACGTGCTGCAGGCCAACCTGGAAGACGAGCTGACGGTGGCCAGGGAAGGCGGCCTCCTGGCGGGGTCCTCGAGAAGGTGTCACGGGGAGCACAGCAAGCTGCCGGCGGATGCAGCAGCGAACCCTCCTGCGCCGACGAAGAGATTGCCGCCGGTTGGGAGGTCCTGCTTCAGCAGCAAGAGCGGCAGAGGAAAGGATTCCGTTCCTCCAATGTGA
- the LOC100831652 gene encoding transcription factor bHLH96 — protein MALVDALCAASSVDAALVYDTFNASSSSAAAAGFLLFDNAAAAAAAAFSDAGIVNANAGPFAAGEDVEAPAPEEKQAPAPARRKRRRRARSCKSREESECQRMTHIAVERNRRRQMNEYLVVLRSLMPDSYVQRGDQASIVGGAIDFVKELEQQLQSLEAQKRTLLVHQQHKAARHDAMPMPMRTDGNGCAVESSSTSNCSSSVTTEEHHASSEPPFAGFFTYPQYVWCHASQQQAAGDSSSGTMMLSAAEDQGGRAGVADVEVSLVETHASVRVMAPRRPGQLLRMVAALQALRLAVLHLNVVSALDSLVLYSLSVKVEEGCGLTTADDIAAAVHHVLCFIHAEAAASQELLVASQ, from the exons ATGGCACTAGTGGACGCGCTGTGCGCTGCCTCCAGCGTCGACGCCGCGCTCGTCTACGACACCTTCaacgcctcctcttcctcggccgcggccgcgggcttcctcctcttcgacaatgcggcggccgcggcagcggctgcTTTCTCCGACGCCGGCATTGTCAATGCCAATGCCGGCCCGTTCGCCGCGGGCGAGGATgtggaggcgccggcgcccgagGAGAAacaggcgccggcgccggcgaggaggaagcggcggcggcgggcgaggagCTGCAAGTCGAGGGAGGAGAGCGAGTGCCAGCGGATGACGCACATCGCCGTGGAGCGCAACCGCCGGCGCCAGATGAACGAGTACCTCGTCGTGCTCCGCTCGCTCATGCCGGACTCCTACGTCCAGAGG GGTGACCAGGCGTCGATCGTCGGAGGAGCGATAGACTTCGTGAAGGagctggagcagcagctgcagtcCCTGGAAGCGCAGAAACGCACGCTGCTggtccaccaacaacacaagGCCGCGAGACACGAcgcgatgccgatgccgatgcgcACCGACGGCAACGGGTGCGCCGTGGAGTCGTCGTCCACGAgcaactgcagcagcagcgtcaCCACCGAGGAGCACCACGCCTCGTCCGAGCCGCCGTTCGCGGGGTTCTTCACGTACCCGCAGTACGTGTGGTGCCACGCTtcgcagcagcaggcggcgggcgACTCCTCCAGCGGGACGATGATGCtctcggcggcggaggatcAGGGCGGCCGCGCCGGGGTGGCCGACGTCGAGGTGAGCCTGGTGGAGACGCACGCCAGCGTCCGGGTCATGGCGCCGCGCCGGCCCGGGCAGCTGCTCAGGATGGTCGCCGCGCTGCAGGCGCTCCGGCTCGCCGTGCTCCACCTCAACGTCGTCTCCGCGCTCGACTCGCTCGTCCTCTACTCCCTCAGCGTCAAG gtggaggaggggTGTGGCCTGACGACGGCGGACGACATTGCAGCGGCGGTGCATCATGTGCTCTGCTTCATCCacgccgaggcggcggcgtcgcaaGAGCTGCTGGTGGCCTCGCAGTAA